GCCGCCTCCACGCCCGGCTTGGCGCGGCCGATGACCAGGAAGCGCTGGTCATCGCCGGGCTCGGCGGGGTAGTCCCACATCGTGCGGCCCAGCGCGTTGCGCCAGCGGCGCACCAGCACCTCGCCGTACACGCCGGCCCGGTAGAAGGGCTCCTGGAAGGCGAACCCCCGCGCTGCCTGGGCGTCGGGCAGGTCCACCATATGCATGCTGCCGGTCCAGGTGGTGCGGTCCGGGGTCAGCGTCGGCCCCCTGGCGATCATCGCCTCGGCATAGCCGTCCATGAACGACCAGTGGGCCTCGGCCAGCTCCTCGGCCAGCGCCTCGGTCCCCGGCCGGCCACGGCAGTAGAAGAAGTATTCCACGCTCAGGCACGCTCCCTTCCACGCCTGTTCGGTGCCCTCGGTCCCGCCCAGATCAGCACCCGCCGCATAGCCACCGTGTCCAGGAAGCGGGACAACTCCGAACCTTGCCGCCATGGCATTAGCATGGCCTGAACAAGGCTGCGATCGATGGGCTTGCTCTCACGCGCCGGGTGGCGTATGAGCGGGAGGGCGGCAGGATGCGGGCACGGGCTGGCTGGTCATCGTCGTCGCTCTGTCCCTGGGCCGCGCGCAGCCTCTCCCGCCAGTGGCTCGGCGGCGGCGTCACCGTCAGGACGCTGCGCACCGACCCCGACCAGGTTGCGGGGATGCTGGCCCTCCCACCGGCGGGCAGCCCAGCGCGGGTG
This DNA window, taken from Actinomycetota bacterium, encodes the following:
- a CDS encoding YciI family protein; the protein is MEYFFYCRGRPGTEALAEELAEAHWSFMDGYAEAMIARGPTLTPDRTTWTGSMHMVDLPDAQAARGFAFQEPFYRAGVYGEVLVRRWRNALGRTMWDYPAEPGDDQRFLVIGRAKPGVEAARQALEAAQRRWLGEPGHRDGFILRGPLLAEDGAGWVGSALLVQLGDRAAVEAMLAGAPYVQAGLYASVEVHDWQFGGRHQG